Proteins encoded by one window of Aphis gossypii isolate Hap1 chromosome X, ASM2018417v2, whole genome shotgun sequence:
- the LOC114129965 gene encoding uncharacterized protein LOC114129965, with amino-acid sequence MKNSTTLSAYKPRILRNGKIVIPKTKNIIKKKSISKEKINNKLSFLKTSSNDISNLSVKNKNELVTSKYNHIFDNRHLYVLLTKLPPSIINRDTFDDQNNNKHYTKVEDYIQLNELQIYNKLEPKIDKSEMLTATKKLKQKSITSTSFKNKRILKAKTCDHSVTSQTSDARITRGKTIKLQTEERKQLDQIIFDKFPNNTFNMLAIQLCDINEEVKFLRTLGLTCRFKCPFNCKIKKKQN; translated from the coding sequence ATGAAAAATTCGACGACTTTATCAGCTTATAAGCCTAGAATATTAAGAAATGGTAAAATTGTAATtccaaaaacgaaaaatataattaaaaagaagtCTATTTCAAAggaaaagataaataataaattatcttttctTAAAACTAGCTCAAATGATATTAGTAACctaagtgttaaaaataaaaatgaattggtAACTTCGAAATATAACCATATATTTGACAACCGTCATTTATATGTGTTACTTACAAAATTACCACCATCAATAATCAATAGAGATACATTTgatgatcaaaataataacaagcaTTATACTAAAGTAGaagattatattcaattaaatgaacttcaaatatacaataagctTGAACCAAAGATAGACAAGAGTGAAATGTTAACTgctacaaaaaaattgaaacagaAAAGTATAACATCAACCtcttttaagaataaaagaattttaaaagctAAAACATGTGATCATTCAGTAACTAGTCAAACGTCCGATGCACGAATTACACGTGGAAAGACAATCAAGCTTCAAACAGAAGAAAGAAAACAATtagatcaaataatttttgataaatttccaaacaacacatttaatatgttaGCTATTCAATTATGTGATATTAATGAAGAAGTTAAATTTCTGCGAACACTTGGATTAACATGTCGTTTTAAATGCccttttaattgtaaaattaaaaaaaaacagaattaa